One genomic region from Phragmites australis chromosome 1, lpPhrAust1.1, whole genome shotgun sequence encodes:
- the LOC133885414 gene encoding probable leucine-rich repeat receptor-like protein kinase At5g49770 — MPLLLFMFLTSLPAGFCNTDPQDVNFEIHVSRRLSSINLQGTLSNSIGQLSELVYLDLSSNIGLSGPLPISIGNLRQLTTLILAGCSFTGGIPQELGNLVQLSFLALNSNSFTGRIPASIGLLTNLFWLDLAENQLSGPIPISSTTSPGLDLLTNAKHFHFNKNQLTGTLNGLFSPSMRLEHILFDNNQLFGPIPAELGSITTLQILLDKNKFTGTVPTNISNLVNLNGLNLADNQLRGTMPDLSTLTKLNVVAPLFADLNNNEHFQQLETSLWTELGLRPGSVFLSDVHFNSDGYIQVQVRLFPLAGISFNLLELTRIGFNLSNQIYKPPQGFGPYYFVADPYVHFAASWGIAQKDSGGAPQLKGARFFSFDELKNCTNNFAENYEIGSGGYGKVYKGILADGTSVAIKRAEYGSKQGATEFKNEIELLSRVHHRNLVSLIGFCYEQGEQMLVYEYVSNGTLRHNLQAKGIYLDWKKRLRIALGSARGLAYLHELADPPIIHRDVKSTNILLDDNFKAKVADFGLSKLVADTEKGHVSTQVKGTLVVSSVTLLHQLLLMFWLALLVTLVVDGHFHL, encoded by the exons ATGCCTCTGCTGCTGTTCATGTTTTTGACCAGTCTTCCTGCAGGATTCTGTAATACAGATCCTCAAGATG TCAACTTTGAGATCCATGTTTCCAGGAGGCTATCAAGCATCAACCTTCAAGGCACATTAAGCAACAGTATAGGCCAGCTCAGCGAGCTTGTTTACCT GGACCTCTCCTCCAACATTGGCCTTAGTGGCCCACTGCCCATTTCAATCGGCAACCTCAGGCAGCTTACAACACT AATCTTGGCTGGCTGCAGCTTCACAGGAGGCATCCCCCAAGAGTTAGGAAACTTGGTGCAGCTCTCATTCTT GGCACTAAACTCAAACAGCTTTACAGGCAGAATTCCTGCTTCAATTGGCCTACTCACCAACCTCTTCTGGCTAGACTTGGCAGAAAACCAGCTTTCTGGTCCTATTCCAATTTCATCAACTACTTCCCCGGGACTTGACCTGCTTACTAACGCCAAACATTT CCATTTCAACAAAAATCAATTAACTGGTACTCTCAATGGCCTCTTCAGCCCAAGCATGAGACTTGAACACAT ATTATTTGACAACAATCAATTGTTTGGTCCTATCCCTGCTGAACTTGGTAGCATCACTACCCTCCAGATTCT ATTAGATAAGAACAAATTCACAGGAACAGTTCCGACCAACATCAGCAACCTAGTCAACCTAAATGGACT GAATTTAGCAGACAACCAGCTGCGTGGAACAATGCCAGATCTCAGTACCCTGACAAAACTTAACGTGGT GGCACCGTTGTTCGCAGACTTGAACAACAATGAGCACTTTCAGCAATTGGAGACTAGCCTCTGGACAGAGCTGGGACTGCGCCCCGGTTCAGTTTTCCTTTCTGATGTCCACTTCAACAGTGATGGCTACATCCAAGTCCAAGTGAGGCTATTTCCATTGGCTGGAATATCCTTCAACCTGTTAGAACTGACGAGGATTGGCTTTAATCTTAGCAACCAAATTTATAAGCCACCACAAGGTTTTGGACCGTATTACTTCGTTGCAGATCCATATGTCCACTTTGCAG CTTCATGGGGAATTGCTCAAAAAGACAGCGGAGGTGCTCCACAGCTGAAAGGAGCaaggtttttttcttttgatgaaCTGAAGAATTGCACCAACAATTTTGcagaaaattatgaaattggaTCAGGAGGTTATGGAAAG GTTTACAAGGGAATTCTAGCAGATGGAACAAGTGTGGCAATAAAACGAGCAGAGTATGGATCAAAGCAAGGTGCAACGGAGTTCAAGAATGAGATTGAGCTGCTATCCAGAGTTCATCACAGGAACCTGGTAAGTCTGATAGGATTTTGCTACGAACAAGGAGAGCAGATGCTGGTATATGAATATGTTTCCAATGGGACATTAAGGCACAACTTACAAG CAAAGGGGATTTACCTGGATTGGAAGAAGAGGCTCAGGATTGCTCTAGGCTCAGCCAGAGGACTAGCATATCTTCATGAGCTCGCCGATCCACCTATTATCCACAGAGATGTCAAGTCCACAAATATCCTTTTGGATGACAACTTTAAAGCAAAAGTTGCTGATTTTGGTCTGTCAAAGCTAGTTGCAGACACCGAAAAGGGCCACGTTTCCACTCAAGTCAAAGGAACACTGGTAGTTTCTTCGGTTACATTACTTCATCAATTATTACTAATGTTTTGGTTAGCTCTGTTGGTTACTCTTGTCGTTGATGGTCACTTTCATCTCTAG
- the LOC133890171 gene encoding L-ascorbate oxidase homolog, whose protein sequence is MTMRGAAAALLVLALVAVVCAEDPYHFFEWKVTYGTKTIMGAPQKVILINNMFPGPTINCTSNNNIVINVFNMLDHPLLFTWHGIQQRKNSWQDGMPGTMCPIQPNTNFTYHWQPKDQIGSFFYFPSIGMQRSAGGYGLISVHSRDLIPVPFDRPADDFPVLVGDWYTKDHAVLAKNLDSGKSIGRPAGLIINGKNEKDASNPPMYNVETGKTYRFRVCNVGIKASLNIRIQSHILKLVEMEGSHTVQNTYDSLDVHIGQCLSFLVTADQKPGDYFLVVSTRFIKEVSTITAVMRYAGSNTPPSPKLPESPSGWAWSINQWRSFRWNLTASAARPNPQGSYHYGQINITRTIKLSTSRGKVNGKERYAFNGVSHVDADTPLKLAEYFNATAGVFQYNLIGDVPPASSTPIKLAPNVVSAEFRTFIEVVFENPEKSIDSFHIDGYAFFAAGMGPGTWTPQSRKTYNLLDTVSRHTIQVYPRSWTAVMLTFDNAGMWNVRSNIWERHYLGEQLYISVISPARSLRDEYNMPETSLRCGNVVGLPMPPSYLPA, encoded by the exons ATGACGAtgcgcggcgccgccgccgcgctgctcGTGCTGGCGCTCGTCGCCGTGGTGTGCGCCGAGGACCCGTACCATTTCTTCGAGTGGAAGGTGACATACGGGACGAAGACCATTATGGGGGCGCCCCAGAAGGtcatcctcatcaacaacatGTTCCCGGGCCCCACCATCAACTGCACCTCCAACAACAACATCGTCATCAATGTCTTCAACATGCTCGACCATCCGCTCCTCTTCACCTG GCACGGAATCCAGCAGAGGAAGAACTCGTGGCAGGACGGCATGCCGGGCACCATGTGCCCGATCCAGCCGAACACCAACTTCACGTACCACTGGCAGCCCAAGGACCAGATTGGCAGCTTCTTCTACTTCCCCAGCATCGGCATGCAGCGCTCGGCGGGAGGCTACGGGCTCATCAGCGTGCACAGCCGTGACCTGATCCCCGTCCCCTTCGACCGTCCGGCCGACGACTTCCCTGTCCTCGTCGGCGACTGGTACACCAAGGACCACGCCGTCCTTGCCAAGAATCTCGACTCCGGCAAGAGCATCGGCCGCCCCGCCGGCCTCATCATCAACGGCAAGAACGAGAAGGACGCCTCGAACCCGCCCATGTACAACGTGGAGACCGGCAAGACCTACCGCTTCCGCGTCTGCAACGTCGGCATCAAGGCGTCCCTCAACATCCGCATCCAGAGCCACATTCTCAAGCTCGTCGAGATGGAGGGCTCCCACACCGTGCAGAACACCTACGACTCGCTCGACGTCCACATCGGCCAGTGCCTGTCCTTCCTCGTCACCGCCGACCAGAAACCCGGCGATTACTTCCTGGTGGTGTCCACCCGGTTCATCAAGGAGGTCAGCACCATCACCGCCGTGATGCGCTACGCCGGCTCCAACACCCCGCCGTCGCCCAAGCTGCCGGAGAGCCCGAGCGGGTGGGCCTGGTCGATCAACCAGTGGAGGTCCTTCCGTTGGAACCTGACAGCGAGTGCGGCGCGGCCCAACCCGCAGGGATCGTACCACTACGGCCAGATCAACATCACACGCACCATCAAGCTCTCGACGAGCCGCGGCAAGGTCAACGGCAAGGAACGGTATGCCTTCAACGGCGTGTCGCACGTCGACGCCGACACGCCCCTCAAGCTCGCCGAGTACTTCAACGCCACCGCCGGGGTGTTCCAGTACAACCTCATCGGCGACGTTCCGCCCGCCTCGAGCACACCCATCAAGCTCGCCCCCAACGTCGTCAGCGCCGAGTTCCGTACATTCATCGAGGTGGTCTTCGAGAACCCCGAGAAGAGCATCGACAGCTTCCACATCGATGGCTACGCCTTCTTCGCCGCTGG CATGGGGCCGGGGACGTGGACGCCGCAGAGCCGGAAGACGTACAACCTCCTCGACACGGTGAGCCGGCACACGATCCAGGTGTACCCGAGGTCATGGACGGCGGTGATGCTGACGTTCGACAACGCGGGCATGTGGAACGTGCGGTCCAACATCTGGGAGAGGCACTATCTCGGCGAGCAGCTGTACATCAGCGTGATCTCTCCGGCGCGGTCGCTCAGGGACGAGTACAACATGCCCGAGACCAGCCTCCGCTGCGGCAACGTCGTCGGCCTGCCGATGCCGCCGTCCTACCTCCCCGCATAG
- the LOC133885423 gene encoding probable leucine-rich repeat receptor-like protein kinase At5g49770 — translation MTQQLSEKSDVYSFGVVMLEILSGRLPISKGRYIVREFRMAIDPNDHDYYGLQGIVDPAIHDTTHTTGFRRFVQLAMECVEESASRRPTMSSVVKEIETMLHSEGLSSGSSSVTEFEQTGGGANSHPYSGPVVTARSNSSSSIVEEPPHPETQHCEP, via the coding sequence ATGACGCAACAGCTCTCAGAGAAGAGTGACGTGTACAGCTTTGGTGTCGTCATGCTAGAGATACTAAGTGGCAGGCTTCCCATATCGAAGGGCAGGTACATTGTCCGGGAATTCAGGATGGCCATAGACCCTAACGATCACGACTACTACGGTCTGCAAGGCATCGTCGACCCAGCCATCCACGACACCACACATACCACGGGGTTCAGGAGGTTTGTGCAGCTGGCCATGGAGTGCGTGGAGGAGTCGGCCTCGAGGCGGCCCACGATGAGCTCCGTGGTGAAGGAAATCGAGACGATGCTGCACAGCGAGGGGCTGAGCTCGGGCAGCTCATCCGTCACGGAATTTGAGCAAACAGGGGGTGGTGCGAACTCGCACCCGTACAGCGGACCAGTGGTCACGGCTCGctccaacagcagcagcagcatagtGGAAGAACCGCCCCACCCTGAGACTCAACACTGCGAACCGTAG
- the LOC133923121 gene encoding leucine-rich repeat receptor protein kinase HPCA1-like, which translates to MQQLLLLFLLLVGLRPSSSQTNSQDVAALQALMKNWRNEPQSWTGSTDPCTSWDGISCSSGRVTEMRLPSMNLHGTLSNTIYQLSALTYLDLSNNPNLGGTLSPDIGNLKQLTILILLGCSFTGNIPKEIGNLTKLTFLALNSNKFTGGIPPTLGLVSNLIWLDLSANQLSGEIPVSPGLNQLLSTKHFHFSENQLTGPMSESLFNANMSLIHVIFDRNKFTGPIPKSLGLVPNLTIIQLDQNQFSGPVPNSIGNLRNLMELNLASNLLNGTVPDLTNATQLNYVDLSNNNFASSPAPGWFSTLTSLNTLFMDNDGLTGTIPSALFSFPQLQQVSLAKNAFNTLNMRGNISSLLRVVNLTNNHIIEENVDPSYNNSLILTGNPVCLDNINLCTLKQKQQVPYATSLGPCGAISCPTDQSANPVTSQNCLCTNPFQGLMIFRAPAFSDMTNAATFQPLESTLAQNLSLAPRSVALSNVEFSPGAPLTLTVKIFPVSGTGFDRSDIIRISSALVNQTYNAPRTFGPYSFIASTYFPSPSGKKSSMSTGAIIGISVACFVLIVALVLVAIYALRQKRIAKEAVEQTTNPFASWGAGGKDNGDVPQLKGARYFSFEELKKCTNNFSGIHEIGSGGYGKVYKGTLANGQIAAIKRAQQGSMQGTAEFKNEIELLSRVHHKNLVSLVGFCYEQGEQMLVYEYIPNGTLRENLMGKGEMHLDWKKRLRIAVGSAKGLAYLHELADPPIIHRDIKSTNILLDESLNAKVADFGLSKLVSDTQKGHVSTQVKGTLGYLDPEYYMTQQLSEKSDVYSFGVVMLELITARQPIEKGRYIVREIRTAIDQYDQEYYGLKALTDPAIRDSAKLVGFRRFVQLALECVEESAVDRPTMNDVVRELEIIIQNEGAQLLQSGSVSAEQFGNAKGRDPYAEHLPMKDESSSSTFDYSSVYSYSAVEPK; encoded by the exons ATGCAGCAGCTGCTACTTCTGTTCCTGCTCCTAGTAGGCCTCCGGCCAAGCTCCAGCCAGACGAACTCCCAAGATG TTGCCGCACTTCAGGCATTGATGAAGAATTGGCGGAATGAACCGCAGAGTTGGACAGGATCAACTGATCCCTGCACCTCCTGGGATGGAATTTCCTGTTCTAGTGGGAGGGTGACAGAAAT GAGATTACCAAGCATGAATCTTCACGGTACATTAAGCAACACCATATACCAGCTGTCTGCTTTGACATATCT GGATCTGTCTAACAACCCAAATCTTGGAGGCACACTTAGTCCAGACATTGGAAATCTGAAGCAGCTCACAATTCT GATTTTGCTTGGATGCAGCTTCACTGGTAATATCCCGAAAGAGATTGGCAACTTAACAAAGCTCACATTCCT GGCCCTAAACTCAAATAAGTTCACTGGTGGAATTCCACCAACACTTGGCCTCGTTTCAAATCTTATCTGGTTGGACTTGTCAGCAAATCAGCTATCAGGAGAAATCCCAGTTTCTCCAGGGTTGAATCAACTTCTCAGCACGAAGCATTT CCACTTCAGTGAGAACCAGTTGACAGGCCCAATGAGCGAAAGCCTTTTCAATGCTAATATGAGCCTTATACATGT GATATTTGACAGAAACAAGTTTACTGGGCCAATCCCAAAATCTCTTGGACTTGTTCCAAACCTTACAATTAT CCAACTAGATCAGAACCAGTTCAGTGGTCCCGTTCCTAATAGTATTGGCAACCTACGTAACCTGATGGAACT GAACTTAGCAAGCAACCTTCTGAACGGGACAGTGCCAGATCTCACCAATGCAACTCAGCTAAATTATGT GGATCTAAGCAATAATAACTTTGCAAGCTCACCAGCACCAGGATGGTTTTCAACGTTGACATCCCTGAATACCTT ATTTATGGATAATGATGGTCTTACTGGGACAATCCCTAGTGCTCTGTTCAGTTTCCCACAACTGCAGCAAGT ATCACTAGCTAAGAATGCATTCAATACTCTAAATATGAGAGGTAACATCAGCTCACTATTGCGGGTTGTTAATTTGACAAATAATCATATCATCGAAGAAAATGTAGACCCAAGCTACAACAACAGCCTCAT ATTAACAGGGAATCCAGTATGCTTAGACAACATTAATTTATGCACACTAAAGCAAAAGCAGCAAGTGCCATACGCCACTAGCCTTGGCCCATGCGGTGCCATTTCATGCCCAACCGATCAGTCAGCAAATCCAGTGACTTCGCAGAACTGCCTATGCACCAACCCCTTTCAGGGTCTGATGATCTTCCGAGCACCTGCTTTCTCTGATATGACAAACGCTGCAACATTCCAACCTCTGGAGTCAACACTTGCTCAGAATCTTAGCCTGGCACCAAGATCAGTTGCCCTTTCCAATGTTGAATTCAGTCCAGGAGCTCCTCTAACACTCACAGTGAAGATTTTTCCAGTCAGTGGAACCGGCTTCGATCGCTCAGATATCATAAGAATCAGTTCTGCTCTGGTCAACCAAACTTATAATGCTCCACGTACATTTGGACCGTACAGCTTCATAGCAAGCACATACTTTCCAA GTCCTAGCGGTAAAAAGTCCTCCATGAGCACAGGTGCAATAATTGGAATATCAGTTGCTTGTTTTGTCCTTATTGTTGCCCTTGTTCTGGTAGCAATATATGCTCTACGACAGAAAAGAATAGCCAAGGAAGCAGTAGAGCAAACTACAAATCCTTTTG CATCATGGGGAGCAGGTGGTAAAGACAATGGAGATGTGCCACAGCTGAAGGGTGCAAGATACTTCTCGTTTGAAGAACTAAAAAAATGCACCAATAATTTCTCAGGAATCCATGAGATAGGATCTGGAGGATATGGGAAG GTGTACAAAGGGACACTAGCAAATGGGCAAATAGCTGCAATAAAACGAGCACAGCAAGGATCCATGCAAGGCACAGCTGAGTTCAAGAATGAGATTGAACTGCTGTCCAGGGTTCATCACAAGAACCTAGTGAGCCTAGTAGGTTTCTGCTATGAACAAGGGGAGCAGATGTTGGTTTACGAGTATATTCCTAATGGGACATTACGGGAGAACCTGATGG GTAAAGGAGAAATGCACTTGGATTGGAAGAAGCGCCTCAGGATAGCCGTCGGCTCTGCAAAAGGTCTAGCATACCTCCATGAACTTGCTGATCCACCAATTATACACAGAGATATCAAATCGACCAATATCCTTTTGGATGAAAGTCTAAATGCAAAGGTTGCTGATTTTGGTCTTTCAAAGCTAGTATCTGACACACAAAAGGGCCACGTTTCTACCCAAGTCAAGGGAACACTG GGTTATTTGGATCCTGAATATTACATGACTCAGCAGCTCTCTGAGAAGAGCGATGTTTACAGCTTCGGAGTTGTCATGCTCGAACTAATAACTGCCAGGCAACCCATAGAGAAAGGCAGGTACATTGTCCGTGAGATAAGGACAGCAATAGACCAGTATGATCAAGAATACTATGGCTTGAAGGCCTTAACTGATCCAGCAATCCGGGATTCAGCAAAATTAGTTGGCTTCAGGAGATTTGTGCAATTGGCTTTGGAGTGTGTGGAAGAGTCTGCCGTTGACCGCCCAACAATGAATGATGTGGTGAGGGAACTTGAGATCATCATACAGAATGAAGGGGCCCAATTGTTACAATCAGGATCTGTATCAGCTGAACAATTTGGAAACGCAAAGGGTCGAGATCCTTATGCGGAACATTTGCCTATGAAAGAtgaaagcagcagcagcacctttGATTACAGCAGTGTATATTCGTACTCAGCTGTTGAACCAAAGTAG